The following proteins come from a genomic window of Balearica regulorum gibbericeps isolate bBalReg1 chromosome 19, bBalReg1.pri, whole genome shotgun sequence:
- the TNFAIP1 gene encoding BTB/POZ domain-containing adapter for CUL3-mediated RhoA degradation protein 2, with the protein MSGDTCLTTTLCPAAGPKPKTCSFKGGSLGNKYVRLNVGGSLYYTTVQVLTRHDTMLKAMFSGRMEVLTDKEGWILIDRCGKHFGTILNYLRDDTIALPKHRQEIKELMAEAKYYLIQGLVDMCQAALQDKKDLYEPVCSIPIITSPKEEERLIESSMKPVVKLLYNRSNNKYSYTSNSDDNLLKNIELFDKLSLRFNGRVLFIKDVIGDEICCWSFYGQGRKLAEVCCTSIVYATEKKQTKVEFPEARIYEETLNVLLYETPRVPDNSLLEATSRSRSQACHSEDDEGFELRDRVRRIHVKRYSTYDDRQLGH; encoded by the exons ATGTCGGGAGACACGTGTCTAACCACCACCCTTTGTCCAGCTGCAGGGCCCAAGCCCAAAACCTGCAGCTTCAAAGGGGGCAGCCTTGGTAACAAGTATGTGCGACTAAATGTTGGGGGCTCTTTGTATTACACTACAGTACAAGTACTGACCAGGCACGACACAATGCTTAAGGCCATGTTCAGCGGCAGAATGGAAGTGCTTACAGACAAGGAAG GCTGGATCCTTATAGACCGTTGTGGGAAGCACTTCGGAACAATTTTAAACTATCTCCGAGATGACACGATTGCACTTCCAAAACACAGGCAGGAGATCAAAGAGTTGATGGCAGAAGCCAAATATTATCTCATTCAGGGCTTAGTGGACATGTGCCAAGCGGCCCTGCAG gaCAAGAAAGACTTGTATGAACCTGTCTGTAGCATCCCTATTATCACATCTCcaaaagaagaggagagactGATAGAATCATCAATGAAA CCTGTTGTTAAGCTGCTTTATAATAGAAGCAACAACAAATACTCCTACACCAG TAACTCAGATGACAACTTGCTGAAGAACATAGAACTGTTTGACAAACTCTCTCTCCGATTCAACGGCAGAGTCCTTTTCATTAAGGATGTTATTGGGGATGAAATCTGCTGCTGGTCTTTCTATGGACAGGGTCGGAAACTTGCTGAAGTCTGTTGTACCTCTATAGTGTATGCTACAGAGAAGAAGCAAACTAAG GTTGAATTCCCTGAGGCACGAATTTACGAGGAAACACTAAATGTCTTACTATATGAAACACCACGGGTTCCTGATAACTCTCTGCTGGAAGCAACAAGCAGGAGCCGAAGCCAGGCATGTCACAGTGAGGATGATGAGGGTTTTGAACTTCGTGACCGAGTGCGCCGAATCCACGTGAAGAGATACAGCACCTACGACGACCGTCAGCTTGGCCACTAG